A stretch of Myxococcus hansupus DNA encodes these proteins:
- a CDS encoding response regulator, which yields MANSQPPSESPADNASLLLVASERECQRVEDALNHAGVTVRTERATTAAAAEAALSRTWSLVLCGAEVPGAGFAEVQALWGKYGKELPFVVMSRDWNEDTLEASVRAGALDYITEDRFSRLVPMVQRELRMTADRRRHTATAEQLERTNYLMENIIDAIPFVLFVKDADSRRLVVANKTFADAFRVTKQWLLGKLDHDYFPKEQAESFIAIDTEILETKQMKSFEEVARADGVDRIFATRKLPLLDEHGVARYVMGVTEDITERKQHEEMLRASKAELEAANKQLAASLEEIKRTRAVSARSLASYQQRALQMEIIRQQNEDLDRLAQELAVAKRNEEERAREAEAAVRLKSEFLANFSHEIRTPLNGIIGYCDLLMREEGQRLTAHGRRDLNVVKTNAKTLLALINDILDLSKIEAGRVEVVTELVDVQELAEECLATVKEYLKGKDVALTTNIDPSVRTLRSDALKLRQIMLNLLSNAAKFTDAGEVALNLVPAGDEVLMTVEDTGVGIPSDQLPFIFEKFRQVDGSTTRKVGGTGLGLAIVRELSRVLGGNVSVTSTLGRGTTFTVRMPTSVENTDTVPPHLERSVPVSEVAQHVGAMAQPGGTVLVVDDDPLTQQLVSGQLEPAGFKVVVAEDGIAALKRARELRPQAILLDIHLPKLDGWSVLSQLKSEPSLAGIPVILISVEEQRARGFSLGACEYLVKPVEPDRLVEVVQRSLSQSTGSATSVGEVLVVDDDSATRELVSRNLRRAGFSTTEARNGEDALLKARVSPPALVVLDLMMPNLDGFEVLRRLRAEKLQVPVVVLTGKTLSHDEEALLRDGFAGFVKKGGHALEDVIAQAKGLLLSQRAATAGKLARVLYVEDSAQNRDIVRRYLNGHFEVIEAEDGEHGLERAIRDAPDLILMDLSLPRLDGWEVTRRLRALPAAATVPVIAVTAHAGREYQEKAHAAGCTAYLTKPLDRDQLLEMIRKHLGRTHV from the coding sequence ATGGCCAACTCACAGCCTCCCTCGGAGTCTCCAGCGGACAACGCCTCCCTCCTGCTCGTGGCCAGCGAGCGGGAATGCCAGCGCGTGGAGGACGCGCTCAACCACGCGGGCGTCACGGTGCGCACGGAGCGCGCCACCACGGCCGCCGCGGCGGAAGCGGCGCTGTCGCGCACGTGGAGCCTGGTGCTGTGCGGCGCGGAAGTGCCCGGCGCGGGCTTCGCCGAAGTCCAGGCACTCTGGGGCAAGTACGGCAAGGAGCTGCCCTTCGTCGTGATGTCGCGCGACTGGAACGAGGACACGCTGGAGGCCAGCGTGCGCGCCGGGGCGCTCGACTACATCACCGAGGACCGCTTCAGCCGGCTGGTGCCCATGGTGCAACGCGAGCTGCGGATGACGGCGGACCGCCGCCGCCACACCGCCACCGCGGAGCAGTTGGAGCGCACCAACTACTTGATGGAGAACATCATCGACGCGATTCCGTTCGTCCTCTTCGTGAAGGACGCGGACTCACGCCGGCTGGTGGTGGCCAACAAGACGTTCGCGGATGCCTTCCGCGTCACCAAGCAGTGGCTGCTGGGGAAGCTGGACCATGACTACTTCCCCAAGGAGCAGGCCGAGTCGTTCATCGCCATCGACACGGAGATTCTCGAAACCAAGCAGATGAAGTCCTTCGAGGAGGTGGCCCGCGCCGACGGCGTGGACCGCATCTTCGCCACGCGCAAGCTGCCCCTGCTCGACGAGCACGGCGTGGCCCGCTACGTGATGGGCGTCACCGAGGACATCACCGAGCGCAAGCAGCATGAAGAGATGCTGCGCGCGTCCAAGGCGGAGCTGGAGGCGGCCAACAAGCAGCTCGCCGCCAGCCTGGAGGAGATCAAGCGCACCCGCGCCGTGTCCGCCCGCTCGCTGGCGTCCTACCAGCAGCGCGCGCTGCAGATGGAAATCATCCGCCAGCAGAACGAGGACCTGGACCGGCTGGCCCAGGAGCTGGCGGTGGCCAAGCGCAACGAGGAGGAGCGCGCCCGCGAGGCCGAGGCCGCCGTCCGGCTCAAGAGCGAGTTCCTGGCCAACTTCAGCCACGAGATCCGCACCCCGCTCAACGGCATCATCGGCTATTGCGACCTGCTGATGCGCGAGGAGGGCCAGCGGCTGACGGCCCATGGCCGCCGCGACCTCAACGTCGTGAAGACGAACGCCAAGACGCTGCTGGCGCTCATCAACGACATCCTGGACCTGTCCAAGATTGAAGCGGGCCGCGTGGAGGTCGTCACCGAGCTGGTGGACGTGCAGGAGCTGGCCGAGGAATGCCTGGCCACGGTGAAGGAGTACCTCAAGGGCAAGGACGTGGCCCTCACCACCAACATCGACCCGTCGGTGCGCACGCTCCGCTCGGACGCGCTCAAGCTGCGGCAAATCATGCTCAACCTCTTGAGCAACGCCGCCAAGTTCACCGACGCCGGCGAGGTGGCGCTCAACCTCGTGCCCGCGGGCGACGAGGTCCTGATGACGGTGGAGGACACCGGCGTCGGCATCCCCTCCGACCAGCTCCCCTTCATCTTCGAGAAGTTCCGCCAGGTGGACGGCTCCACCACGCGCAAGGTGGGCGGCACCGGACTGGGGCTGGCCATCGTGCGCGAGCTGTCGCGCGTGCTGGGCGGCAACGTCAGCGTGACGTCCACGCTGGGCCGCGGCACCACCTTCACGGTGCGCATGCCCACCTCCGTGGAGAACACGGACACCGTCCCGCCGCATCTGGAGCGCAGCGTGCCCGTGTCCGAGGTGGCCCAGCACGTGGGCGCCATGGCGCAGCCGGGCGGCACGGTGCTGGTGGTGGACGACGACCCGCTCACCCAGCAGCTCGTGTCCGGGCAGCTCGAGCCCGCGGGCTTCAAGGTGGTGGTGGCCGAGGACGGCATCGCGGCGCTCAAGCGCGCCCGAGAGCTGCGGCCCCAGGCCATCCTGCTGGACATCCACCTGCCCAAGCTGGACGGCTGGTCGGTGCTCAGCCAGCTCAAGAGCGAGCCCTCGCTGGCCGGCATCCCCGTCATCCTCATCTCCGTGGAGGAGCAGCGCGCGCGCGGCTTCTCGCTGGGCGCCTGCGAGTACCTGGTGAAGCCGGTGGAGCCGGACCGCCTGGTGGAGGTGGTGCAGCGCAGCCTCAGCCAGAGCACCGGCTCGGCCACCAGCGTGGGCGAGGTGCTGGTGGTGGACGACGACTCGGCCACCCGCGAGCTGGTCAGCCGCAACCTGCGCCGCGCCGGCTTCTCCACCACGGAAGCCCGCAACGGCGAGGACGCCCTGCTCAAGGCGCGCGTCTCGCCGCCCGCGCTGGTGGTGTTGGACCTGATGATGCCCAACCTGGACGGCTTCGAGGTGCTGCGCCGGCTGCGCGCGGAGAAGCTCCAGGTGCCCGTGGTGGTGCTCACCGGCAAGACGCTCTCCCACGACGAGGAGGCCCTGCTGCGCGACGGCTTCGCCGGCTTCGTGAAGAAGGGCGGCCACGCGCTGGAGGACGTCATCGCCCAGGCCAAGGGCCTGCTGCTGTCCCAGCGCGCCGCCACGGCGGGCAAGCTGGCCCGCGTGCTCTACGTGGAGGACAGCGCGCAGAACCGGGACATCGTCCGCCGCTACCTCAACGGCCACTTCGAGGTCATCGAGGCGGAGGACGGTGAGCACGGCCTGGAGCGCGCCATCCGCGACGCCCCGGACCTCATCCTGATGGACTTGTCGCTTCCCCGCCTGGACGGCTGGGAAGTCACCCGCAGGTTGCGAGCCCTACCGGCCGCGGCCACTGTTCCTGTCATCGCGGTGACGGCACACGCGGGGCGGGAGTATCAGGAAAAGGCGCATGCGGCGGGCTGCACCGCCTACCTGACCAAGCCCCTTGATCGTGACCAGTTGCTCGAGATGATTCGCAAGCATCTAGGGAGAACCCATGTCTGA
- a CDS encoding response regulator gives MSEEKARVLVVDDDPDLLDLVQRSLSAYGFEVLTHTSALGVSNLVRSVEPDFVLIDVNFPALKGDKVVNLARQYALPKTKFILYSASDESKLRSLALASGADGYISKSVQGEELAQRLRAFHLKPRPPTPTPAPAT, from the coding sequence ATGTCTGAAGAAAAAGCGCGCGTCCTGGTGGTGGACGACGACCCGGACCTGCTCGACCTCGTACAGCGCTCGCTGAGCGCCTACGGGTTCGAGGTGCTCACGCACACCTCCGCGCTGGGTGTCTCCAACCTCGTCCGCTCCGTGGAGCCGGACTTCGTCCTCATCGACGTGAACTTCCCCGCCCTCAAGGGCGACAAGGTGGTCAACCTGGCGCGCCAGTACGCGCTGCCGAAGACGAAGTTCATCCTGTATTCAGCATCAGACGAATCCAAGCTGCGCTCACTGGCGCTCGCTTCCGGTGCGGACGGATATATCTCTAAAAGCGTGCAAGGCGAGGAGCTGGCCCAGCGCCTGCGCGCCTTTCACCTGAAGCCCCGGCCGCCCACACCGACGCCTGCTCCAGCCACCTGA
- a CDS encoding tryptophan 2,3-dioxygenase family protein, producing MSASMDYSPAERLRLELAEPLFNPLLKKWVGKGELDYEVYLKTPTLLSLQAADGERVAHDELMFQVVHQAQELWLKLASREAVEVVAELDRDALWAASARLERICRVLQAVKQELAIMETMTPDTYQVIRRSLGNGSGQESPGYNMLRKVAQGLEGALDRLLARRGQTLTSVYRAGGPDDLKRICEQLVDMDEAFQGWLHAHFQLVRRTIGVDRSVKALDGLPTQVLQGRMTLPLFRELWDVRLELTAGWRREGGVAPGADRGSPGGGCPMAHAARTQQVERP from the coding sequence ATGAGCGCGTCCATGGATTACAGTCCTGCTGAAAGGTTACGACTCGAGTTGGCTGAACCCCTCTTCAACCCCCTCTTGAAGAAATGGGTCGGCAAAGGCGAGCTCGACTACGAGGTCTATTTGAAGACGCCCACGCTGCTGTCGCTCCAGGCGGCGGACGGCGAGCGGGTGGCGCACGACGAGCTGATGTTCCAGGTGGTGCATCAGGCGCAGGAGCTGTGGCTGAAGCTGGCCTCCCGCGAGGCGGTGGAGGTGGTGGCGGAGCTGGACCGGGACGCCTTGTGGGCGGCCTCGGCGCGGCTGGAGCGCATCTGCCGCGTGCTCCAGGCCGTGAAGCAGGAGCTGGCCATCATGGAGACGATGACGCCGGACACCTACCAGGTCATCCGGCGCAGCCTGGGCAACGGCAGCGGCCAGGAGTCTCCCGGCTACAACATGCTGCGCAAGGTGGCCCAGGGGCTGGAAGGCGCCCTGGACCGGCTGCTGGCCCGCCGCGGGCAGACGTTGACGTCCGTGTACCGCGCTGGCGGCCCGGACGACCTGAAGCGCATCTGCGAGCAGTTGGTGGACATGGACGAGGCCTTCCAGGGCTGGCTCCACGCCCACTTCCAGTTGGTGCGCCGCACCATTGGCGTGGACCGCTCCGTGAAGGCGCTGGACGGCCTGCCCACGCAGGTGCTCCAGGGCCGGATGACGCTGCCCCTGTTCCGCGAGCTCTGGGACGTCCGGCTGGAGCTGACGGCCGGCTGGCGGCGTGAGGGCGGCGTCGCCCCGGGCGCGGACCGGGGTTCACCGGGCGGAGGCTGCCCCATGGCCCACGCGGCACGGACCCAGCAGGTGGAGCGCCCATGA
- a CDS encoding methyltransferase translates to MTVEATALAPTPRALLHLLYNGARAVDVLEASLELGLLDALEPGPVTLGELAARHRLVPVRLYKLLDCLESLGLVRREQPSDALESARYQAVPGLRAAAQAVLGPQSLEKDRERYAWRELHGHLPQVLRGERSMPSAAFDWPPRTDAQVEGFEASMAAGLPPILETFRAHGPRLWPGGGRMLDVGGGDGTLAAHLASEHPQLRVDVFNLPATAPLVARTRERFGLPEARLGFRGGDFLKEALPSGYDTLSFVRVLHDWPADTARTLLTAAREALPSGGRILICEEFRTPERLAAQFFWSYFLMGVDTCVSRLREVEHYLRVLDETGFKKAEVLPGPFELIIAHR, encoded by the coding sequence ATGACGGTGGAGGCCACGGCCCTGGCCCCCACCCCTCGCGCACTCCTCCACCTGCTCTACAACGGCGCCCGCGCGGTGGACGTCCTGGAAGCATCATTGGAGCTGGGGCTGCTGGACGCCCTGGAGCCCGGCCCCGTCACCCTGGGCGAGCTGGCCGCGCGGCACCGCCTGGTGCCGGTGCGGCTCTACAAGCTGCTCGACTGCCTGGAGAGCTTGGGGCTGGTGCGGCGCGAGCAACCCTCCGACGCCCTGGAGTCCGCGCGCTACCAGGCGGTGCCCGGCCTGCGCGCGGCGGCCCAGGCCGTCCTGGGTCCGCAGTCGCTGGAGAAGGACCGGGAGCGCTACGCCTGGCGGGAGCTGCACGGGCACCTGCCGCAAGTCCTCCGGGGAGAGCGCTCCATGCCCTCCGCCGCCTTCGACTGGCCCCCGCGAACGGACGCCCAGGTGGAGGGCTTCGAGGCCAGCATGGCCGCGGGCCTCCCGCCCATCCTGGAGACGTTCCGCGCCCACGGCCCACGGCTGTGGCCCGGCGGCGGGCGGATGCTCGACGTGGGGGGCGGCGACGGCACGCTGGCCGCCCACCTGGCGAGCGAGCACCCCCAGCTCCGGGTGGACGTCTTCAACCTGCCCGCCACCGCGCCGCTCGTGGCCCGCACCCGCGAGCGCTTCGGCCTCCCCGAAGCGCGGCTGGGCTTCCGCGGCGGTGACTTCCTCAAGGAAGCCCTGCCCTCCGGCTACGACACGCTCAGCTTCGTGCGGGTGCTGCACGACTGGCCCGCGGACACCGCGCGCACGCTGCTCACCGCCGCGCGAGAGGCGCTCCCGTCCGGAGGCCGCATCCTCATCTGCGAGGAGTTCCGCACCCCGGAGCGGCTCGCCGCCCAGTTCTTCTGGTCCTACTTCCTCATGGGCGTGGACACCTGCGTGAGCCGCCTGCGCGAGGTGGAGCACTACCTGCGCGTGCTGGACGAGACGGGCTTCAAGAAGGCCGAGGTCCTCCCCGGCCCCTTCGAACTCATCATCGCCCACCGGTAA
- a CDS encoding dienelactone hydrolase family protein: MKKQGSRRSDEGSEKAVRGLVTPESGAGSWTPPMADGEVRIPVEEGVELRGLLQVPPGATGVVVLARGHGSSRRGATDLMVARMLQNEGLATLAVDLLTAAEEEACRERDLRFNLGLFGGRLSGVARWLRRSPRTTGLHIGYFGAYTGAGAALAAAAMRPEYVDAVVCRGGRLGQPGATLSRVRAPTLLIVGAEDTTALEPHRRAISAMTAETRLEIIPGATHRFEEPGTLTQMVDLACLWFLQHLGAPRWESLPPQRVAGG; the protein is encoded by the coding sequence ATGAAGAAGCAGGGTTCACGCAGGTCGGATGAAGGCTCGGAGAAGGCGGTTCGCGGGCTGGTGACGCCCGAGTCCGGGGCAGGTTCCTGGACGCCCCCCATGGCGGACGGAGAGGTCCGCATCCCCGTCGAGGAAGGCGTGGAGTTGAGGGGTCTGCTCCAGGTGCCACCGGGCGCCACGGGCGTGGTGGTGCTGGCCCGGGGCCACGGCAGCAGTCGCCGGGGTGCCACGGACCTGATGGTCGCGCGGATGCTGCAAAACGAAGGGCTGGCCACCCTCGCGGTGGATTTGCTGACGGCGGCGGAAGAAGAGGCGTGCCGGGAGCGCGACCTGCGCTTCAACCTGGGCCTCTTCGGCGGGCGCCTGTCGGGCGTGGCGCGCTGGCTGCGCCGCTCCCCTCGGACGACGGGGCTGCACATCGGTTACTTCGGGGCCTACACCGGCGCGGGCGCGGCCCTGGCCGCGGCGGCGATGCGGCCGGAGTACGTGGACGCGGTGGTGTGCCGCGGCGGTCGGCTGGGCCAGCCGGGCGCCACGCTGTCCAGGGTGCGCGCGCCCACGCTGCTCATCGTCGGCGCGGAGGACACCACCGCGCTGGAGCCGCACCGCCGCGCCATCAGCGCGATGACGGCGGAGACGCGCCTGGAAATCATCCCCGGCGCCACGCACCGCTTCGAGGAGCCCGGCACGCTGACGCAGATGGTGGACCTGGCCTGCCTCTGGTTCCTCCAGCACCTGGGCGCGCCCCGCTGGGAATCGCTGCCTCCGCAGCGCGTCGCCGGCGGCTGA
- a CDS encoding response regulator transcription factor produces the protein MESERIRVAILEDQQVFREALEAVLEGAGMDVVAGFAEPEPFFARVRETLPHVALVDLQLDLAEWELPVSGMSALQCLHDFFPAVKPLVLSGHRETALVEQCLQAGAAGYLWKQNVGCAEVVEAVERVVRGERLLPVGLAPAQPSLGFQPQPETALQGELRRLTPREREVLGYIAAGADNLRIATSLGITERTVKAHITSIYKKLGSENRAQLAVLGCQLGVQRPASL, from the coding sequence ATGGAATCGGAACGCATCCGCGTCGCCATCCTGGAGGACCAGCAGGTCTTCCGGGAGGCCTTGGAGGCGGTGCTCGAAGGCGCGGGGATGGACGTGGTGGCGGGCTTCGCGGAGCCCGAGCCCTTCTTCGCGCGCGTGCGTGAGACGTTGCCGCATGTCGCGCTCGTGGACCTGCAGTTGGACCTGGCCGAATGGGAGCTGCCCGTCAGCGGGATGTCCGCGCTGCAGTGCCTGCATGACTTCTTCCCCGCGGTGAAGCCGCTGGTGCTGTCGGGCCACCGGGAGACGGCGCTGGTGGAGCAGTGCCTCCAGGCCGGCGCGGCGGGCTACTTGTGGAAGCAGAACGTGGGCTGCGCGGAGGTGGTGGAGGCGGTGGAGCGGGTGGTGCGGGGCGAGCGGCTGCTGCCCGTGGGCCTGGCGCCCGCGCAGCCGTCGCTGGGGTTTCAGCCGCAGCCGGAGACGGCGCTCCAGGGCGAGCTGCGCCGGCTGACGCCGCGTGAGCGCGAGGTGCTGGGCTACATCGCCGCGGGCGCGGACAACCTGCGCATCGCCACCAGCCTGGGCATCACCGAGCGCACCGTGAAGGCGCACATCACCAGCATCTACAAGAAGCTCGGCTCGGAGAACCGCGCGCAGTTGGCGGTCCTCGGGTGCCAGTTGGGTGTGCAGCGCCCGGCAAGCCTCTGA
- a CDS encoding response regulator, with product MSESKIRVLIVDDEQDQLSLVERTLSAFGFDVRTHRSSLGVSNLVRTTQPDLVLLDVNIPALSGDRVLALARGQAPQGTKFILYSSSDESQLRALARSSGADGYITKSVQGEDLARKLEAIHKKPAAAPEPLPIAR from the coding sequence ATGTCGGAGTCGAAAATCCGCGTCCTCATCGTGGACGACGAACAGGACCAGCTCTCACTCGTGGAGCGGACCCTCTCCGCCTTTGGCTTCGACGTCCGCACCCACCGCTCCTCGCTGGGCGTGTCCAACCTGGTGCGCACCACGCAGCCGGACCTGGTGCTGCTGGACGTGAACATCCCGGCGCTCAGCGGAGACAGGGTGCTGGCGCTCGCGCGGGGCCAGGCGCCCCAGGGCACCAAGTTCATCCTCTACTCCTCCTCGGATGAGAGCCAGCTTCGCGCGCTGGCGCGTTCGTCGGGCGCGGACGGCTACATCACCAAGAGCGTGCAGGGCGAGGACCTGGCCCGCAAGCTGGAAGCCATCCACAAGAAGCCCGCGGCCGCCCCCGAGCCCCTGCCCATCGCCCGCTAG
- a CDS encoding ABC1 kinase family protein, which yields MASDSDDKLPPQGRFNRLRKLAGLSMQVGTDVLKSGAKRLAGGAPDLLSKEAAEKLVSTLGELKGAAMKLGQAVSMDPDLLTPEVRQVLARLQNQAPAMSYAQVARVVEEELGAPPEALFREFSQAPLAAASLGQVHRAVLEDGRAVAVKVQYPGIDASLAHDMENLGLVVKTVSKASRLMDGSAYFQEFRDELLLELDYRREASLAEGFARSVASRPELCVPGVIASHSAKRVLTLELLEGLTLKDWLPTEPSNEERFRVARQLILATYVPFFSAGEIHADPHPGNFMVMPDGRLGLLDFGSIKRFSPRFVETNQRMLSLTMRMEPLDILAMSREVGFTVELPDAEAEELIAEVLRIAGRPMRLPDYDYATCEINRDMRNHFSRNAPRFLRIKPPAEAVMFFRSTGGLAQNLRLIGARGDFRAVFLEVTDLPT from the coding sequence ATGGCCTCTGACTCCGACGACAAGCTTCCTCCCCAGGGGCGCTTCAACCGCCTTCGCAAGCTGGCGGGCCTCTCCATGCAGGTGGGCACGGACGTACTCAAGAGCGGCGCGAAGCGGCTGGCGGGCGGCGCGCCGGACCTGCTCAGCAAGGAGGCCGCCGAGAAGCTGGTCTCCACGCTCGGCGAACTCAAGGGCGCCGCCATGAAGCTGGGGCAGGCCGTGTCCATGGACCCGGACCTGCTCACCCCCGAGGTGCGCCAGGTGCTGGCGCGGCTCCAGAACCAGGCGCCCGCCATGTCCTACGCGCAGGTGGCCCGCGTGGTGGAGGAGGAGCTGGGCGCGCCGCCCGAGGCGCTCTTCCGCGAGTTCAGCCAGGCGCCGCTGGCCGCCGCGTCGCTGGGACAGGTGCACCGCGCGGTGCTGGAGGATGGGCGGGCGGTGGCGGTGAAGGTGCAGTACCCCGGCATCGACGCGTCCCTGGCCCACGACATGGAGAACCTGGGCCTGGTGGTGAAGACGGTGTCGAAGGCGTCTCGCCTCATGGACGGCTCCGCCTACTTCCAGGAGTTCCGCGACGAGCTGCTGCTGGAGCTGGACTACCGCCGCGAGGCCTCGCTGGCGGAGGGCTTCGCGCGCAGCGTGGCCTCGCGGCCCGAGCTGTGCGTGCCCGGCGTCATCGCCAGTCACAGCGCGAAGCGGGTGCTCACGCTGGAGCTGCTGGAGGGCCTCACGCTCAAGGACTGGCTGCCCACGGAGCCCTCGAACGAGGAGCGTTTCCGGGTGGCGCGTCAGCTCATCCTCGCCACGTATGTGCCCTTCTTCAGCGCGGGCGAAATCCACGCGGACCCGCACCCGGGCAACTTCATGGTGATGCCAGACGGGCGGCTGGGCTTGCTGGACTTCGGCTCCATCAAGCGCTTCTCCCCGCGCTTCGTGGAGACCAACCAGCGCATGCTCTCGCTGACGATGCGCATGGAGCCGTTGGACATCCTGGCCATGAGCCGGGAGGTGGGCTTCACGGTGGAGCTGCCGGACGCGGAGGCCGAGGAGCTCATCGCGGAGGTGCTGCGCATCGCCGGGCGCCCCATGCGCCTGCCGGACTACGACTACGCGACGTGCGAAATCAACCGCGACATGCGCAACCACTTCTCTCGCAACGCGCCGCGCTTCCTGCGCATCAAGCCGCCCGCGGAGGCGGTGATGTTCTTCCGTTCCACGGGCGGGCTGGCGCAGAACCTCCGGCTCATCGGCGCGCGGGGAGACTTCCGCGCGGTGTTCCTGGAAGTGACGGACCTGCCAACCTGA
- a CDS encoding serine/threonine-protein kinase, whose translation MSRMDLTTSVPLFPPAMGPACGCVPAHVGACDCPSRARPARAQSSAECLSRVGTLLATEARSASGAPSLIGQQLGHFRLLRELGRGSLGTVLLAEHALIQKQVAIQVLHAHVTRDSARVARFLSEARTLTLIQHPHIVSLYDLGMRDGCPYLVMEYLEGQSLAAFTQEPLSPALVVDLLCQVCDALAAAHAHGIAHGSLQPANVFLVPDALGRQHVKLLDFAIARLLPPADGPGAGERTPAATDTLDPVVSGTAGDDTSRALRADLHAVGELGTLLLTGHLRGRGAEASLPGPACRGPSSRGDLPSTLSRVLVKAMARRPADRYSSAGALREALQASLALDGAAVGLSPSSLRGLAGWYAL comes from the coding sequence ATGTCCAGGATGGACCTCACCACCTCCGTTCCCCTGTTCCCTCCGGCCATGGGGCCCGCGTGTGGCTGCGTGCCCGCCCATGTGGGGGCCTGTGACTGCCCGTCCCGGGCGCGTCCGGCCCGCGCGCAGTCCTCGGCGGAGTGTCTGTCTCGGGTGGGGACGCTGCTCGCCACGGAGGCGCGGTCCGCGTCCGGCGCGCCCTCGCTGATTGGTCAGCAACTGGGACACTTCCGGCTGCTGCGCGAGCTGGGGCGCGGGAGCCTGGGCACGGTGCTGCTCGCGGAGCACGCGCTCATCCAGAAGCAGGTGGCCATCCAGGTGCTCCACGCGCACGTGACGCGGGATTCGGCGCGGGTCGCCCGCTTCCTCTCGGAGGCGCGCACGCTGACGCTCATCCAGCACCCGCACATCGTGTCGCTCTACGATTTGGGCATGCGCGACGGGTGTCCCTACCTCGTCATGGAGTACCTGGAGGGGCAGAGCCTCGCGGCCTTCACCCAGGAGCCCCTGTCCCCGGCGCTGGTGGTGGACCTGCTGTGCCAGGTGTGTGACGCGCTGGCCGCCGCGCACGCGCATGGCATCGCCCATGGGAGCCTCCAGCCCGCCAACGTCTTCCTCGTCCCGGACGCACTGGGCCGGCAGCACGTGAAGCTGCTGGATTTCGCCATCGCCCGGTTGCTCCCTCCCGCGGACGGGCCCGGCGCGGGGGAGCGGACGCCGGCGGCCACGGACACGCTCGACCCGGTGGTGTCTGGCACGGCGGGCGACGACACGTCGCGGGCCCTGCGCGCGGACCTCCACGCCGTGGGCGAGCTGGGCACCTTGCTCCTCACCGGGCACCTGCGCGGGCGCGGGGCGGAGGCGTCCCTGCCGGGCCCCGCATGCCGAGGGCCGTCGTCGCGCGGAGACCTGCCCTCGACGTTGTCACGGGTGCTGGTCAAGGCGATGGCGCGCCGCCCGGCGGACCGTTATTCGAGCGCGGGCGCCCTGCGGGAGGCCCTGCAGGCCTCCCTGGCGCTGGACGGGGCCGCGGTGGGACTGAGTCCCTCGAGCCTGCGAGGGCTCGCGGGCTGGTACGCGCTGTAG
- a CDS encoding ABC transporter permease, giving the protein MRLHRAAAVSLRHYYLLRGSVARFLPLFAWVAIDMVLWGFMSRYLNDITAQPYNFVPALLGAVLLWDFFIRVMQGVTMVFFEDVWSRNFLNMFASPLSISEYLSGLVLSSIATSTLGLVVMLVLASTVFGLSFAMYGALFVPFLLVLFLFGIALGIFGCALVLRLGPASEWFVWPIPALLSPFAGVFYPLSTLPAWMQAVSKVLPPSYVFEGMRALAAGGSFHVSTLLWGAGLAVVEILLACAFFTRVHREAVRTGLIARYSAESVS; this is encoded by the coding sequence ATGCGACTCCACCGTGCCGCCGCCGTCTCGCTGCGCCACTACTACCTGTTGAGGGGGAGCGTCGCGCGCTTCCTGCCGCTCTTCGCCTGGGTGGCCATCGACATGGTGCTGTGGGGCTTCATGAGCCGCTACCTCAACGACATCACGGCGCAGCCGTACAACTTCGTCCCGGCGCTGCTGGGCGCGGTCCTCTTGTGGGACTTCTTCATCCGCGTCATGCAGGGCGTGACGATGGTGTTCTTCGAGGACGTGTGGTCGCGCAACTTCCTCAACATGTTCGCGTCGCCGCTCTCCATCTCCGAATACCTGAGCGGCCTGGTGCTCTCCAGCATCGCGACGAGCACCCTGGGCCTGGTGGTGATGCTGGTGCTGGCCAGCACCGTCTTCGGCCTGTCCTTCGCGATGTACGGCGCGCTCTTCGTGCCCTTCCTGCTGGTGCTGTTCCTGTTCGGCATCGCGCTGGGCATCTTCGGCTGCGCGCTGGTGCTGCGACTGGGGCCGGCGTCGGAGTGGTTCGTCTGGCCCATCCCCGCGCTGCTATCGCCCTTCGCCGGCGTCTTCTATCCCCTGTCCACGCTGCCCGCGTGGATGCAGGCCGTCTCGAAGGTCCTGCCGCCCTCCTACGTGTTCGAGGGCATGCGCGCACTCGCGGCCGGGGGCTCGTTTCATGTGTCGACGTTGCTATGGGGCGCGGGTCTGGCGGTGGTGGAAATCCTGCTCGCGTGCGCCTTCTTCACGCGGGTTCACCGCGAGGCCGTTCGCACCGGACTCATCGCGCGATACAGCGCCGAAAGCGTGAGCTGA